From Spirosoma agri, one genomic window encodes:
- a CDS encoding exodeoxyribonuclease III: MQLISYNINGIRAAIRNGLVDWLAQQPFDILCFQEVKATTDVVDLSIFEQLGYQYHWHAAEKKGYSGVATFSKIAPTNVVLGCGLPVYDCEGRILRTDFGDVTLLNCYFPSGTSGDLRQGVKMEFLRDFYDYVHELRKTRPRLIVVGDYNIAHTPLDIHDPVRNKNTTGFLPEERAWMDRWFAAGMTDSFRFKHPDKVAYSWWSYRAGARTNNKGWRIDYASITDTLRDRLIDCQMLPDVVHADHCPVWLSMSESAKE; this comes from the coding sequence ATGCAACTCATTTCGTATAACATAAATGGAATTCGGGCCGCGATCCGCAATGGATTGGTCGACTGGCTCGCTCAGCAACCGTTCGATATTCTCTGCTTTCAGGAAGTGAAAGCAACGACCGATGTCGTGGATTTGTCGATTTTTGAGCAATTGGGTTATCAATACCACTGGCATGCCGCCGAAAAAAAAGGCTATTCGGGGGTGGCCACGTTCTCGAAAATTGCCCCTACGAATGTCGTGCTCGGTTGCGGCTTACCGGTGTACGACTGCGAAGGCCGGATTCTTCGTACGGATTTTGGCGACGTGACGTTGCTAAACTGTTATTTCCCGTCGGGCACGAGTGGCGATCTGCGGCAAGGGGTTAAGATGGAATTCCTGCGCGATTTTTATGACTACGTTCATGAATTGAGAAAGACGCGTCCCAGGCTTATTGTTGTAGGCGACTACAACATTGCGCATACGCCCCTTGACATTCACGATCCGGTCCGGAACAAAAATACGACGGGCTTTTTGCCCGAAGAACGGGCCTGGATGGATCGCTGGTTTGCGGCTGGCATGACGGATTCATTTCGGTTCAAACATCCTGACAAGGTTGCTTACAGCTGGTGGAGTTACCGCGCCGGGGCCCGAACGAATAACAAAGGCTGGCGAATCGATTACGCGTCCATCACCGATACGTTGCGCGATCGGCTTATCGATTGCCAGATGCTGCCCGATGTCGTTCACGCCGACCATTGCCCCGTGTGGCTGTCGATGAGTGAATCTGCGAAGGAGTGA
- a CDS encoding pseudouridine synthase, translating into MYYLIYKPYLMLSQFSREGGKPTLADLDYEFPKDVYPVGRLDADSEGLLLLTSDKQLNHRLLNPKFRHNRTYYVQVEGELTNGACRQLSEGVTISVDGKAYHTLPAEARTLIEPRLPERNPPIRYRASIPTSWLLIALHEGKNRQVRRMTAAVGFPTLRLVRWAIEGLTAEAMLPGQVKELSHSEVMRGLKL; encoded by the coding sequence ATGTACTACCTCATTTACAAGCCCTACCTGATGCTTTCCCAGTTTAGCCGGGAAGGTGGTAAACCAACATTGGCGGATCTGGACTACGAGTTTCCGAAGGACGTGTATCCGGTCGGTCGGCTCGACGCTGACAGCGAAGGGCTGCTGTTGCTGACGAGTGATAAGCAACTCAACCACCGGTTGCTGAATCCAAAATTTCGCCACAATCGGACCTATTACGTGCAGGTTGAAGGCGAATTGACAAACGGAGCTTGCCGTCAGTTGTCGGAAGGAGTTACTATTTCGGTCGATGGTAAAGCCTACCACACGCTCCCCGCCGAGGCCCGGACACTGATCGAACCGAGGTTGCCGGAACGAAATCCGCCCATTCGCTATCGGGCCAGCATTCCAACATCCTGGCTCTTGATCGCGCTCCACGAAGGCAAAAACCGGCAAGTGCGCCGAATGACAGCCGCTGTCGGTTTTCCAACGCTTCGGCTTGTTCGCTGGGCCATCGAAGGGCTCACGGCTGAAGCTATGTTACCCGGTCAGGTTAAGGAATTAAGTCATTCCGAAGTGATGCGGGGGTTGAAACTTTAG
- a CDS encoding RNA polymerase sigma factor, whose amino-acid sequence MAFFSRQLSDVDLMAGIRAGGTQRRLYENKLYERYDYLIAEGTRKHRLSEDDCAIAYSDAIMTVIENVISDRFEGRSGLKTYLYQIFTNKCVDAIRKKTTNRSSVHDALSLDDSLLQLPDAARSAIQDLIARSDVERLYRQLNNLGEKCRTMILSWGEGYSDDEIAQTLGYNSAAVAKTSRLRCLDKLRERFRDIL is encoded by the coding sequence ATGGCTTTCTTCTCCCGACAACTTTCCGATGTTGACCTGATGGCGGGTATACGAGCGGGCGGAACGCAGCGTCGGCTCTATGAAAATAAGCTGTATGAGCGATACGATTATTTGATTGCTGAAGGAACCCGTAAGCATCGATTGAGTGAAGATGACTGCGCAATCGCCTATTCGGATGCTATCATGACGGTGATCGAAAACGTAATTAGTGACCGTTTCGAGGGCCGTTCCGGGCTCAAAACGTACCTGTATCAAATATTTACGAACAAATGTGTTGACGCTATTCGAAAAAAGACGACTAATCGAAGTAGCGTCCACGATGCACTTTCGCTCGACGATTCCTTGCTACAACTGCCCGATGCGGCCCGGTCGGCTATACAGGACCTCATTGCCCGGAGTGATGTAGAGCGTCTCTATCGTCAATTGAATAATCTGGGAGAGAAGTGTCGAACCATGATTCTGTCGTGGGGTGAAGGGTATTCGGACGACGAAATTGCGCAGACGCTTGGGTATAATTCGGCCGCTGTGGCCAAAACCAGCCGGTTGCGCTGTCTGGATAAACTCCGTGAACGTTTTCGCGACATCCTATGA
- a CDS encoding tetratricopeptide repeat protein, with product MNTDLETIEQYLTNQLSAGERAQFESALETDPAVADALAFYVLSKQVAKAQAREERIAEFKALRQQPRIGQRSSASWITYAAAAASIVLLLGLGWYFFRPATDATLVASQQVDSYVSSHFMQLPTMMDSDADSLKTGVDLFNKGNLTEAGNVFQAILTRHPDSDTALKFAGIVAFQQGNYDKAIDLFHRLSQRTDLFANPGLFYESLALLKRGRPIDKSEAKKLLDAVITKNLEGKREAEELVKQL from the coding sequence ATGAACACTGATCTGGAAACAATTGAACAGTATTTGACGAACCAGCTATCCGCCGGAGAACGTGCGCAGTTTGAATCAGCGCTCGAAACGGACCCTGCCGTAGCCGACGCGCTGGCTTTTTATGTCCTCTCGAAGCAGGTGGCAAAGGCGCAGGCCCGTGAGGAACGTATCGCTGAATTTAAAGCCCTGCGTCAGCAACCCCGAATTGGTCAGCGGTCGTCTGCCAGCTGGATAACCTATGCAGCTGCTGCGGCAAGTATTGTACTATTACTGGGATTGGGCTGGTATTTCTTCCGGCCAGCAACGGATGCGACCCTGGTTGCCAGCCAGCAGGTTGATTCGTACGTCTCTTCGCATTTCATGCAGTTACCGACGATGATGGATAGCGATGCCGACAGTCTGAAAACGGGCGTCGATCTCTTCAATAAAGGCAATTTGACCGAAGCGGGCAACGTCTTTCAGGCTATTCTGACGCGCCATCCCGATAGTGACACTGCGTTAAAATTTGCGGGTATTGTTGCCTTCCAGCAGGGCAATTACGACAAAGCCATCGACCTGTTTCACCGCCTGAGCCAGCGCACCGACCTGTTTGCTAACCCCGGCTTATTCTACGAGAGCCTTGCCCTGTTGAAGCGCGGACGACCGATCGATAAAAGCGAGGCTAAAAAATTGCTTGATGCGGTGATTACTAAGAACTTGGAGGGCAAACGTGAAGCCGAAGAATTGGTTAAGCAGTTGTGA